Proteins encoded together in one Mycoplasma miroungirhinis window:
- a CDS encoding amidase family protein encodes MIKKGNLEAAILDAKHDDNNAISFIYENAKLNNHGPLANTVFSLKSNYATKDAVSHASSYFLENFHPYYDATVVSLLKDAGATCAFKTHLDEFGLGGSGTFSHYGIVANPLNKDHYVGGSSSGSAATLNDNISFAIGSDTGDSVRKPASYVDKIGFKPSYGAVSRYGLFAFASSLDTVAWMTHNVNDAFEIANVVFKEDFKNDNTSQNLEFLKNKIIENKPNVISYLDCFNFLTKEVATSYQNLLNKLKANNITLQPIKVDEDLLNCISVVYQIIAFTEASSNLANLSGIHFGQQISDDNWEQTYLKTRQSGLGLMVQRRILLGSYYLEKDNQDKYLKKAQKMRRYLVNYFTNIHNNCDIFIYPATKSSAPRFDSKSTITFMDDILTNANLIGNPSITIPLAKDENNLPFSIALDAKKFNDVKLLQYALYIEKIIGEK; translated from the coding sequence AAAACATGATGATAATAATGCTATATCATTTATTTATGAAAATGCAAAACTAAATAATCATGGTCCTCTTGCAAATACAGTTTTTAGTTTAAAAAGTAATTATGCAACAAAAGATGCAGTATCACATGCTTCAAGTTACTTTTTAGAAAATTTTCATCCTTATTATGATGCTACAGTTGTTTCATTGTTAAAAGATGCTGGTGCTACTTGTGCATTTAAAACTCATTTAGATGAATTTGGTCTGGGTGGTAGTGGTACTTTTTCTCATTATGGAATTGTTGCAAATCCATTAAATAAAGACCATTATGTAGGTGGTTCAAGTTCAGGATCAGCTGCTACATTAAATGATAATATTTCTTTTGCAATAGGTTCAGATACTGGTGATAGTGTAAGAAAACCTGCAAGTTATGTGGACAAAATAGGGTTTAAACCTTCGTATGGAGCGGTAAGTAGATACGGATTATTTGCTTTTGCTTCTTCACTTGATACTGTTGCTTGAATGACACATAATGTAAATGATGCTTTTGAAATTGCTAATGTTGTTTTTAAGGAAGATTTTAAAAATGATAATACATCTCAAAACTTAGAATTTTTAAAAAATAAAATAATTGAAAATAAACCAAATGTTATTTCTTATTTAGATTGTTTTAATTTTTTAACTAAAGAAGTAGCAACTAGTTATCAAAACTTATTAAATAAATTAAAAGCAAATAATATTACATTACAGCCTATTAAAGTTGATGAAGATCTTCTTAATTGTATTTCTGTTGTTTATCAAATCATTGCTTTTACCGAAGCATCTTCAAATCTTGCAAATTTAAGTGGTATTCATTTTGGACAACAAATTTCCGATGATAATTGAGAACAAACATATCTGAAAACACGTCAAAGTGGTTTAGGTTTAATGGTACAAAGAAGAATATTATTAGGAAGTTATTATTTAGAAAAAGATAATCAAGACAAATACTTAAAAAAAGCTCAAAAAATGCGTCGTTATTTAGTAAATTACTTTACTAATATTCATAATAACTGTGATATTTTCATTTATCCTGCAACAAAATCATCAGCTCCGCGTTTTGATTCAAAATCAACTATTACTTTTATGGATGATATTTTAACAAATGCTAATTTAATAGGTAATCCTTCAATTACAATTCCACTAGCAAAAGATGAAAATAATCTTCCTTTTTCAATTGCATTAGATGCAAAAAAATTTAATGATGTGAAATTATTACAATATGCATTATATATTGAAAAAATTATAGGAGAAAAATAA
- the gatB gene encoding Asp-tRNA(Asn)/Glu-tRNA(Gln) amidotransferase subunit GatB — MNYLDYEPVIGIEIHLELSTKTKMFSYAENNFNLAANTSASVIDLAYPGTLPLLNKQAVIFGIKLAKALNMQIDNELHFDRKNYFYPDLPKGYQITQQFRPIAKNGIVPIEINDTLKNITIERIHLEEDTAKQIHEDQKTFLNYNRAGVPLIEIVSNPVIRSAKEAAEYVNTIRLIALSLGISDAKMNEGSLRADINISVRKKGQETFNTRVEIKNLNSISNVEKAIDYEFKWQVEKIQNNEQFPQQTKRFDETSQTTKTMRLKSSAIDYKYFPEPNIPIIKLTNELINRIIIEELPWQKKSRYIENGLNKVQYDQLLKNLDYANFVDNLATKSQINLKKVTNLFFSDIVSFLNEQNLNINDLKISLDYLIAAIQLIDQVKIQKNALNVILLQTQLNPALTLDSIIENNNLKLKDLSDEIEMYLDQLILSKPEIIDDYKQNSDKVLKFLVGQIMKNFKGQANPVTTKQIIEKKFKK, encoded by the coding sequence ATGAATTACTTAGATTATGAACCTGTTATTGGAATTGAAATTCATCTTGAACTTTCAACAAAAACTAAGATGTTTTCTTATGCTGAAAATAATTTTAATTTAGCTGCAAATACATCAGCTAGTGTCATTGATTTAGCATATCCTGGTACATTACCACTTTTAAATAAACAAGCTGTCATTTTCGGAATTAAATTAGCAAAAGCTTTAAATATGCAAATAGATAATGAACTACATTTTGATAGAAAAAATTATTTTTATCCTGATCTTCCTAAAGGTTATCAAATCACACAACAATTTAGACCAATTGCAAAAAATGGAATAGTTCCCATTGAAATTAATGATACTCTCAAAAATATTACTATTGAAAGAATTCATTTAGAAGAAGATACTGCAAAACAAATTCATGAAGATCAAAAAACATTTTTAAATTACAATCGTGCTGGAGTGCCTTTAATTGAAATTGTTTCTAATCCGGTTATAAGAAGTGCAAAAGAAGCAGCAGAATATGTTAATACAATTAGACTAATTGCACTGAGTTTAGGTATTAGTGATGCAAAAATGAATGAAGGTTCATTAAGAGCAGATATTAATATTTCTGTAAGAAAAAAAGGTCAAGAAACTTTTAATACTAGAGTAGAAATAAAAAACTTAAATTCTATTTCTAATGTAGAAAAAGCAATTGATTATGAATTTAAATGACAAGTTGAAAAAATACAAAATAACGAACAATTTCCACAACAAACTAAACGTTTTGATGAAACTAGTCAAACTACAAAAACAATGCGTTTAAAATCATCTGCAATTGATTATAAATATTTCCCTGAACCTAATATTCCTATTATTAAATTAACAAATGAACTTATTAACAGAATCATAATAGAAGAATTACCATGACAAAAAAAATCAAGATACATTGAAAATGGTTTAAATAAAGTGCAATATGATCAATTATTAAAAAATTTAGATTATGCTAATTTTGTTGATAATTTAGCAACAAAATCACAAATTAATTTAAAAAAAGTTACAAATTTATTTTTTAGTGATATTGTAAGTTTTTTAAATGAACAAAATTTAAATATCAATGATTTAAAAATATCTTTAGATTATTTAATCGCCGCTATTCAACTAATTGATCAAGTAAAAATTCAAAAAAATGCTTTAAATGTTATTTTATTGCAAACACAATTAAATCCTGCTTTAACATTAGATAGTATAATTGAAAATAATAATTTAAAATTAAAAGATTTAAGTGATGAAATAGAAATGTATCTTGATCAATTAATTCTTTCCAAACCTGAAATTATTGATGACTACAAACAAAATTCTGATAAAGTTTTAAAATTTTTAGTAGGACAAATTATGAAAAATTTTAAAGGACAAGCAAATCCAGTTACTACTAAACAAATAATTGAAAAAAAATTCAAAAAATAA
- a CDS encoding YhjD/YihY/BrkB family envelope integrity protein produces MLKKPKTGWNNHKKNKFQKFKHNLSLLKFNHSTNVFQKVTRFLIYFILKVSLKKYLKNDNEKTHSIVLETHKKIHSHEFAFIPSGFSLYLFMSFIPILSIISSIGYINKDYDETIHFVLGKIIPGIENIIPNFFGHGNVVSQTDIFVGIFFIISAFWISSAGYSKFVQSNSILYEHKNLGSWARNRLKGLWIVICMTILLFVVFLMLVSFLTFLKKSAGYQFSDWQFSLTFYLILPFLIFSFFFIVYILLYHYSPLFRLKYAYVMPGVWISAIPTSIFVIIFGFLTSLFNYKKFGLISSFMYIELFLITMSYFTYTGVLINASFYKTFISTQTIDKKIKQIKKHR; encoded by the coding sequence ATGTTAAAAAAACCTAAAACTGGTTGAAACAACCATAAAAAAAATAAATTTCAGAAATTTAAACATAATCTTAGTTTATTAAAATTTAATCACTCAACAAATGTCTTTCAAAAAGTTACTCGTTTTTTAATTTATTTTATATTAAAAGTTTCATTAAAAAAATATTTAAAAAATGATAATGAAAAAACTCATTCAATTGTTTTAGAGACACATAAAAAAATACATAGTCATGAATTTGCATTTATACCATCAGGTTTTTCGTTATATTTATTTATGAGTTTTATTCCTATTCTTTCTATTATTTCATCAATAGGCTATATAAATAAAGATTATGATGAAACAATTCACTTTGTATTAGGGAAAATAATACCAGGAATTGAAAATATTATTCCTAATTTTTTTGGTCATGGTAATGTTGTATCACAAACTGATATTTTTGTGGGTATATTTTTTATTATTTCTGCTTTTTGAATTTCGAGTGCTGGTTATTCTAAATTTGTTCAATCCAATAGTATTTTATATGAACATAAAAATTTAGGTAGTTGAGCTAGAAATCGATTAAAAGGTTTGTGAATTGTTATATGTATGACAATTTTACTTTTTGTTGTCTTTTTAATGCTTGTATCGTTTTTAACATTTTTAAAAAAAAGCGCTGGATATCAATTTAGTGATTGACAATTTAGTTTAACTTTTTATTTAATTTTACCTTTTTTGATTTTTAGTTTCTTTTTTATCGTTTATATTTTACTTTATCATTATTCACCGTTATTTAGATTAAAATACGCATATGTTATGCCAGGAGTATGAATTAGTGCTATTCCTACCAGTATATTTGTAATTATTTTTGGTTTTTTAACTTCACTTTTTAATTACAAAAAATTTGGATTAATTTCCTCTTTTATGTATATTGAATTATTTTTAATAACAATGAGTTATTTTACTTATACAGGTGTATTAATAAATGCTTCGTTTTATAAAACTTTTATTTCTACACAAACTATTGATAAAAAAATTAAACAAATTAAAAAACATCGTTAA
- a CDS encoding ECF transporter S component — protein sequence MDKIPGGIKHYMSWLRSQTHINFSKWNSKKIAFVGVLIAISVVFFIISVRIVPISALPSFKFSFIGLPVKITGFLFGPFIGAITGILADLISFALVPTYYNVLYTLAVAIAGIIPGLILWYFSNLGGLLFNSRYKIYKYKEIISFYNKKYNEALNAGDFVLLQNYSEKIAKQEVDLIVIESKNKPTSLINFSYISTLIILCIQILIIIVTLLNIPDSVFQNNRFIKNKWFYIILTTSGFVTMILSVTIYRLVLRRKYQRFMDMMAIVTFCGILEFTNVILLSWGDYQSLKTDFWINITSHTLLSPAKMWFNLIVIFTAYRIISPLINTKTVTGY from the coding sequence ATGGATAAAATTCCTGGTGGTATCAAACATTATATGAGTTGATTAAGAAGCCAAACACACATTAATTTTAGTAAGTGAAATTCTAAAAAAATTGCCTTTGTTGGAGTTTTAATTGCTATTAGTGTTGTATTTTTTATCATCAGTGTTCGTATCGTACCAATTAGTGCACTACCAAGTTTTAAGTTTTCATTTATCGGATTACCAGTAAAAATTACAGGATTTTTATTTGGACCTTTTATTGGTGCTATTACTGGAATTTTAGCTGATTTAATTAGTTTTGCATTAGTACCTACTTATTATAATGTTTTATATACTTTAGCAGTTGCTATAGCAGGTATTATTCCAGGTTTAATTTTATGATATTTTTCTAATTTAGGTGGTTTATTATTTAATTCCCGTTATAAAATTTATAAATATAAAGAAATAATTTCATTTTATAATAAAAAGTATAACGAAGCATTAAATGCTGGTGATTTTGTTTTATTACAAAATTATTCAGAAAAAATAGCAAAACAAGAAGTTGATTTAATAGTAATTGAATCTAAAAATAAACCAACAAGTTTAATTAATTTTTCATATATTTCTACATTAATTATTTTATGTATTCAAATATTAATAATAATAGTAACACTTTTAAATATTCCTGATAGTGTTTTCCAAAATAATAGATTTATAAAAAATAAATGATTTTATATAATATTAACTACAAGCGGTTTTGTTACTATGATTTTAAGTGTTACTATTTATAGACTAGTACTAAGAAGAAAATACCAAAGATTTATGGATATGATGGCGATTGTAACATTTTGTGGAATTTTAGAATTTACCAATGTTATCTTGTTATCATGAGGTGACTATCAATCATTAAAAACAGATTTTTGAATTAATATAACATCACATACATTATTAAGCCCAGCTAAGATGTGATTTAATTTAATTGTTATTTTTACTGCTTATCGAATAATATCACCATTAATAAATACAAAAACTGTAACAGGTTATTAA